A genomic segment from Chitinophaga flava encodes:
- a CDS encoding acyl-CoA thioesterase, translating to MFSSITTIRVRYGETDQMGYLYYGNYGLYYEVGRAEAIRELGFSYRELEEQGVIMPVAELNVKYLRPAYYDNLITVKTILKELPTNSRIQFHSELYNEKGELLNVGVTTLVFIDVKTKQKAGLPAALKERLEPFFK from the coding sequence ATGTTTAGCAGTATAACAACGATCCGGGTACGATATGGTGAAACAGACCAGATGGGTTACCTGTATTACGGAAATTACGGTCTGTATTATGAAGTAGGCAGGGCAGAAGCCATACGGGAACTGGGTTTTAGCTACCGTGAACTAGAAGAGCAGGGGGTGATCATGCCAGTGGCAGAACTGAATGTAAAATACCTGCGCCCGGCATATTATGATAACCTGATAACGGTAAAGACTATATTAAAAGAGCTGCCAACAAATTCCAGGATACAATTTCATAGTGAATTGTATAATGAAAAAGGAGAACTGCTCAATGTAGGGGTGACCACACTGGTATTTATAGATGTGAAAACCAAACAGAAAGCAGGACTGCCAGCAGCCCTGAAAGAACGGTTGGAACCATTTTTTAAATAA
- a CDS encoding GNAT family N-acetyltransferase encodes MTTAIFTTTEGEYTVSTDKSRLDIGVIHGFLANESYWAKDIPVSVVEKTLAGSLCFGVYHQDRQIGFARLITDYAAFAYLADVFIIQEYRGKGLSKLLMRAMLAHPELQTLRRWLLVTTDAHALYSQFGFTPIPNPEKFMQLHNPNVYTK; translated from the coding sequence ATGACAACCGCAATATTTACCACCACCGAAGGAGAATACACCGTTTCAACAGATAAATCCAGACTTGATATAGGAGTTATTCATGGCTTTCTGGCCAATGAATCCTACTGGGCAAAAGATATTCCTGTCAGTGTTGTCGAAAAAACGCTGGCAGGATCTTTATGTTTTGGGGTATACCATCAGGACCGCCAGATAGGCTTCGCCCGGCTGATCACCGATTATGCCGCTTTTGCCTATCTGGCAGATGTATTTATCATACAGGAATACCGGGGCAAGGGCCTGTCTAAATTACTGATGCGTGCCATGCTGGCCCATCCGGAGCTACAGACACTGAGAAGATGGCTGCTGGTCACCACCGATGCACATGCGTTGTACAGCCAGTTTGGTTTTACACCCATACCCAATCCGGAGAAGTTTATGCAGCTTCACAACCCTAACGTGTATACGAAATAA
- a CDS encoding DoxX family protein has product MRKLFSTGYSAGAVSFSMLVLRLMFGGLLLLHGWPKLINFAAKMNSFPDPLGVGHKLSLGMTVFAEVFCSIFIIMGLLTRLAAIPLVICMGVIVGMIHKQDLMAMNFDTIELPLMYLTGFLVILFTGPGKFSIDGALGK; this is encoded by the coding sequence ATGCGAAAACTCTTCTCAACAGGCTACAGTGCAGGGGCGGTCAGTTTTTCCATGCTGGTGCTCCGGCTGATGTTCGGCGGTCTGTTGTTGTTACATGGCTGGCCTAAGCTGATCAATTTTGCTGCCAAAATGAATTCTTTCCCCGATCCTTTGGGCGTAGGACATAAGCTTTCCCTGGGGATGACGGTTTTTGCGGAAGTCTTTTGTTCCATATTCATCATCATGGGATTGTTGACCAGACTGGCCGCCATACCGCTTGTTATCTGTATGGGCGTAATTGTGGGAATGATTCACAAGCAGGATCTTATGGCCATGAATTTTGACACGATTGAGTTGCCGCTGATGTATCTGACCGGCTTTCTGGTGATCCTGTTTACAGGGCCTGGCAAGTTTTCCATAGACGGCGCATTGGGAAAATAA
- a CDS encoding RagB/SusD family nutrient uptake outer membrane protein, translated as MRKRKYLPIILTIALAAVGCKKYVDKGLVDQFDDNNFWISEDNVRMYSWPFYEIFKGYGNGNGSGDFYFTTLNDDQASPAISVLTTVVPTTSSKWDFTLIRKANVLLERINKVPMPDDAKNHWRGVARFFRAYSYFNMVKDYGDVPWMGRAADISDTAYVYKSRDPRAAVMDSVLADLDFACANLRVKDQENTINQYVALALKSRICLFEGTWREYHKEAKLPDAAKFLLAAKDASEKLINGPFALNANYTTTYNSLDLTGNKEVMLYKRYVPGYLGHSLIGYLTSSTTMSGLNKSAIDAFVCSDGLPIKLSPLYQGDNNIKATRTNRDNRLLLSIDTVLCYPTNLVSGRTSTTGYRPTKFLNPQVANIVAPYNDTDAPLFWLAEVLLNYAEAAAVLDKQGQYTFTQADLDKSINKLRTRAGIPILQTSGGGQTAVNGASFSDPANNTQVSSLIWEIRRERRVELMLDGFRYYDLMRWSLGDNLTTTTNPDITKGAKVPPPPAGNKDLTVDENGYISVYNAGISRVFNKDKNYLEPIPSGQISLYPGGNLEQNPGWK; from the coding sequence ATGAGAAAACGTAAATATTTACCCATTATATTGACAATTGCGCTCGCAGCTGTGGGTTGCAAGAAGTATGTAGATAAAGGTCTGGTTGATCAGTTTGACGATAATAACTTCTGGATTTCAGAAGATAATGTCCGCATGTATTCCTGGCCTTTCTATGAAATATTTAAAGGCTATGGCAACGGTAATGGCTCCGGTGATTTTTATTTCACCACGCTGAACGATGACCAGGCATCTCCCGCTATCTCGGTATTAACCACGGTAGTTCCAACTACATCCTCCAAATGGGATTTCACCCTGATCCGTAAAGCCAACGTGCTGCTGGAAAGGATCAACAAAGTGCCCATGCCGGATGATGCTAAAAACCACTGGAGAGGTGTAGCCCGCTTTTTCCGCGCCTATTCCTACTTCAACATGGTAAAGGATTATGGTGATGTACCCTGGATGGGCCGCGCCGCCGACATCAGCGACACCGCTTATGTATACAAATCCCGCGATCCCCGTGCTGCCGTAATGGACAGCGTGCTGGCCGACCTCGATTTTGCCTGTGCTAACCTCCGTGTAAAAGATCAGGAAAATACCATCAACCAGTACGTAGCCCTCGCACTTAAATCAAGGATATGTCTGTTTGAAGGAACCTGGCGCGAATATCATAAAGAGGCAAAACTGCCTGATGCCGCCAAATTCCTCCTGGCTGCCAAAGATGCCAGCGAAAAATTAATAAACGGTCCTTTTGCGCTGAACGCCAACTATACCACTACCTATAACTCCCTCGACCTTACCGGTAACAAAGAGGTGATGCTTTATAAAAGGTATGTGCCGGGTTATCTGGGACATAGTCTGATTGGTTATCTGACCAGCAGTACTACCATGAGTGGTCTTAATAAATCCGCTATTGATGCATTTGTATGCTCTGACGGATTACCTATCAAACTTTCTCCGCTGTACCAGGGAGATAATAATATCAAGGCCACCCGAACCAATAGGGACAACCGCCTGTTGCTTTCTATCGATACCGTGCTATGTTATCCAACCAACCTGGTATCCGGAAGAACCAGCACCACCGGCTATCGCCCTACCAAATTCCTGAACCCGCAGGTAGCCAACATCGTAGCTCCTTATAACGATACAGACGCTCCGCTTTTCTGGCTGGCAGAAGTATTGCTGAACTACGCAGAAGCCGCAGCTGTTCTCGACAAGCAGGGTCAATACACTTTCACTCAGGCGGATCTGGATAAGTCCATCAACAAACTGCGTACCCGTGCCGGTATTCCGATCCTGCAGACATCCGGTGGCGGACAAACAGCTGTAAACGGAGCAAGCTTCAGCGACCCTGCAAACAATACTCAGGTTTCCTCACTCATCTGGGAAATCAGACGCGAAAGAAGGGTAGAACTGATGCTCGATGGTTTCCGTTACTACGACCTGATGCGCTGGTCATTAGGCGACAACCTGACCACTACCACCAATCCGGATATCACAAAAGGTGCTAAAGTGCCTCCTCCACCAGCCGGCAATAAAGACCTGACCGTTGATGAAAACGGATATATCAGTGTATATAATGCCGGCATCAGCAGGGTGTTCAACAAGGATAAAAACTACCTGGAGCCTATCCCTAGTGGCCAGATCTCCCTCTATCCCGGCGGTAATCTGGAACAGAATCCAGGCTGGAAATAA
- a CDS encoding RNA recognition motif domain-containing protein, producing MNIYVANLHYRLNDEDLHQIFSEFGEVTSAKVIKDHETGRSRGFGFVEMPNQDEGAKAMDSLNGSEIEGKQLMVNEARPKQPNNNFKGGGNRGGGGYGSRDRRY from the coding sequence ATGAACATTTACGTAGCCAACCTGCACTATAGGTTGAACGATGAAGATCTTCATCAGATTTTCAGCGAATTTGGAGAGGTTACCTCCGCTAAGGTTATCAAAGACCATGAAACAGGCCGCTCACGTGGTTTCGGTTTTGTGGAAATGCCTAATCAGGATGAAGGCGCAAAGGCTATGGATAGTTTGAATGGCAGCGAAATAGAAGGCAAGCAATTAATGGTAAACGAAGCAAGACCGAAACAACCGAATAATAATTTTAAAGGTGGTGGCAATCGTGGCGGTGGAGGATATGGCTCCCGTGACCGTCGCTATTAA
- a CDS encoding DUF4230 domain-containing protein: MKKVIYIIVAVLFAILLFWVGKRFGTTNVSEQVISNSTIVKEIAELASLDVQGTASIKRSNIEESGGWSDNLKKTFLENTVWVSIPYQAKYGVNIDEQHFKVETNNKKIIVHLPAPHLMSYELKVDKMETANRKGWLLFQDDETYTAVQKKLYQSSRVQLENNNIYIEQSKNKIRKVMEQYYAPFLKDHTLEVRFEGASTAKPALN; encoded by the coding sequence ATGAAAAAGGTTATTTACATCATCGTTGCTGTCCTGTTCGCTATACTCCTTTTCTGGGTGGGCAAACGTTTCGGGACCACCAACGTGAGCGAACAGGTTATTTCCAACAGCACGATTGTCAAAGAAATTGCGGAATTGGCCAGCCTCGACGTACAAGGCACCGCCAGCATCAAACGGAGTAATATAGAAGAAAGTGGTGGCTGGAGCGATAATCTGAAAAAAACATTCCTCGAAAATACCGTCTGGGTATCCATTCCCTATCAGGCCAAATATGGTGTGAACATCGATGAGCAGCACTTTAAAGTGGAAACAAACAACAAAAAAATCATCGTCCACCTGCCCGCTCCCCACCTTATGAGCTATGAGCTCAAAGTAGACAAAATGGAAACCGCCAACCGTAAGGGATGGCTGCTTTTCCAGGACGACGAAACCTATACCGCCGTACAGAAAAAACTGTATCAAAGCTCCCGCGTTCAACTGGAGAACAATAATATCTACATTGAACAATCCAAAAACAAAATCAGAAAAGTGATGGAACAGTACTATGCTCCTTTTCTGAAAGACCATACCCTGGAAGTCCGTTTTGAAGGCGCTTCTACTGCCAAACCAGCACTGAACTGA
- a CDS encoding cupin domain-containing protein: MQYSAAHWREQLKLQPHVEGGYYLETYRSEWMLDMSTLPAGMGGNRNASTCIYFLLEEGFFSAFHRIAADEIWHFYDGHTLTIYEIEPGGQLHVHKLGRDMANGENLQVIIPAGNWFASRVEVPGGYALTGCTVAPGFDFADFELADKATLQAAYPQHANLIDTLTR, encoded by the coding sequence ATGCAATATTCTGCTGCCCACTGGCGCGAACAACTAAAACTACAACCGCACGTGGAAGGCGGTTATTATCTTGAAACCTATCGTTCAGAATGGATGCTGGACATGAGTACACTGCCGGCCGGCATGGGCGGCAACCGGAACGCTTCTACCTGTATCTATTTTCTGTTGGAAGAAGGCTTTTTTTCCGCTTTTCACAGAATTGCAGCAGACGAAATATGGCATTTTTATGATGGCCATACACTGACCATATATGAAATAGAGCCCGGAGGACAACTCCATGTGCACAAACTGGGCCGTGATATGGCCAACGGAGAAAACCTGCAGGTCATCATACCCGCCGGCAACTGGTTTGCATCCCGGGTGGAAGTACCCGGCGGCTACGCACTTACCGGCTGTACAGTAGCGCCAGGTTTCGATTTCGCCGATTTCGAACTGGCAGATAAAGCCACCCTGCAGGCTGCTTACCCACAGCATGCCAACCTAATCGATACCCTTACCAGGTAG
- a CDS encoding CinA family nicotinamide mononucleotide deamidase-related protein: MGKITTSIITIGDELLIGQTIDTNSAWMAQALNALGIWVHRRVAIGDVREDILTTLAKEAEVSDIVLITGGLGPTADDITKPTLCEYFQTKLVQHEETLQRVLHLFESRGLPILERNLEQAMVPESCTVIINERGTAPGMWFEKDGKIYVSMPGVPHEMKGIMENYVLPQLATRLKTPAVIHHTLITSGLGESFVAERLVDFEAKLPPHIRLAYLPSYSLLKLRLTAFGADKVATAAELSIYFHEMKDLLPDIAVTDQDISIGEVLGKLLKEEGKTIGTAESCTGGQISTWITAIPGSSSYYKGSAIVYANEMKMKLLGVKAETLRAHGAVSEATVLEMLAGALDLLETDYAIAVSGIMGPDGGTPEKPVGTVWIAVGSREKMTTIKHHLRYDRDRNIQMTAVYAMNELRKLILA, encoded by the coding sequence ATGGGCAAGATAACAACAAGTATCATTACCATTGGTGATGAGTTACTGATAGGACAAACGATTGATACCAATTCAGCCTGGATGGCCCAGGCACTCAATGCGCTGGGTATCTGGGTACACCGGCGTGTAGCCATCGGGGATGTTCGAGAGGATATCCTCACCACGCTGGCCAAAGAGGCGGAAGTATCTGATATAGTACTGATTACAGGAGGATTGGGGCCTACGGCCGATGATATCACCAAACCTACCCTCTGCGAATATTTCCAGACAAAACTGGTGCAACATGAAGAGACGCTGCAGCGGGTGCTGCATCTCTTTGAAAGCCGCGGCCTGCCAATCCTGGAGCGTAACCTGGAACAGGCTATGGTGCCGGAATCCTGCACAGTGATTATCAACGAAAGAGGTACTGCACCAGGCATGTGGTTTGAAAAAGACGGTAAGATTTATGTTTCCATGCCGGGAGTTCCCCACGAAATGAAGGGCATTATGGAAAATTATGTACTGCCGCAGCTGGCCACCCGTCTTAAAACACCGGCTGTGATACATCACACATTGATCACTTCTGGTTTGGGAGAATCTTTTGTGGCAGAAAGGCTGGTGGATTTTGAAGCCAAACTGCCACCGCATATTCGTTTGGCCTATCTGCCGAGCTACAGTCTTCTGAAGCTGCGGCTGACCGCCTTCGGAGCAGATAAGGTAGCCACCGCGGCAGAGCTGAGCATCTACTTCCATGAAATGAAAGACCTGCTGCCGGATATTGCAGTGACTGACCAGGATATTTCCATCGGGGAAGTATTGGGCAAACTATTGAAAGAAGAAGGTAAGACCATCGGTACCGCTGAAAGCTGTACCGGCGGACAGATATCCACCTGGATAACAGCCATCCCTGGTAGTTCTTCCTATTACAAAGGCAGCGCCATTGTCTATGCCAATGAGATGAAAATGAAGCTGTTGGGCGTAAAGGCGGAAACACTGCGGGCCCACGGCGCTGTGAGTGAAGCCACTGTATTGGAAATGCTGGCTGGTGCGCTGGACCTGCTGGAAACAGATTACGCCATCGCGGTATCCGGGATTATGGGCCCCGACGGAGGTACGCCGGAGAAGCCGGTAGGTACGGTATGGATAGCTGTAGGCAGCCGGGAAAAAATGACGACTATAAAACATCACCTGCGTTATGACAGGGATCGGAATATCCAGATGACGGCGGTTTACGCGATGAACGAGCTGCGTAAGCTTATTTTGGCATAG
- a CDS encoding S9 family peptidase, protein MRNTFLALSLLGASFAYAQQPAKKPLDHTVYDSWQSIGTKLLSNDGQWVVYTVTPQEGDATLVIYDRKTGRSQSIPRGSNPVITNDSRHVVFSIKPLFKDTREARIKKKKPAEMPKDSMGIVTLASGDLQKLPGIKSFKTPAKGSGWLAYLAEKPAADTAKAKGRKPAPKAADNDRADDDKGASDKNEEGILVIRQLKDGSQDSVKNVAEYAFSKPGNSLLIEITSDKKDSLSRSGVLLWHTATRKADTLSRGYGDYKQFAFDEKGEQAAYFGTRDSAKSLQQFYQLFYYKPGQDSAFTAATKNSSGIPSRWTISPNSKIWFSNDGQRLFFGTAPILPVKDTNIVDFEVAKVDIWNYKEDYLQPMQLKNADQELKRSYAAVYYPGSKRLVQLGDQDLENVIIPAEGNGRYALGYSNKGERIALQWIGRTLYTGYLINLEDGTRKKVKEKLEGDFSSSPDGKYIVWYDMAARHYFSYNNATGTIVNISQNIPVQIFDEDDDHPDLPIPYGIAGWLANDHFVYIYDRYDIWQVDPTGKTAPSIITGGMGRKGKITFRVLKLDEEQRFFNAGQTLVLSAFEDSTKYNGYYSLQLLAKNDKARQPKQLVLGPNSYQDLKKAKNANAFTYTRASYIESPNVYTGDLDKAIKISNTNPQQQEYNWGTASLYKWTTFNGKQSEGILYKPENFDPNKKYPVILYFYEILTDGLYNYQPPAPTPSRLNISFFVSRGYLVFAPDIRYESGHPGQSAYDYIVSAADDLAKHPWVDGQNMGIQGQSWGGYQVAYLITRTNRFKAAWSGAPVANMTSAYGGIRWESGMNRQFQYEHSQSRIGATLWEKPELYIENSPLFNLPKVTTPIAIMANDADGAVPWYQGIELFTGLRRLGKPVWMLNYNNEAHNLVQRQNRKDIQRREQQFFDHFLKGAPAPQWLESGVPATEKGINWGWDVKGEDNK, encoded by the coding sequence ATGAGAAATACGTTTCTGGCCCTCTCCCTGCTGGGGGCCTCTTTTGCCTATGCACAACAACCTGCCAAAAAACCGCTGGACCACACCGTTTATGACAGCTGGCAGAGTATTGGGACCAAACTACTCAGCAACGATGGTCAGTGGGTGGTATACACGGTAACACCACAGGAAGGCGACGCCACCCTGGTTATCTATGACCGCAAAACGGGCCGTTCACAGTCTATTCCCCGTGGTAGCAACCCGGTGATTACCAACGACTCCCGACACGTGGTCTTCAGCATCAAACCACTGTTTAAGGATACCCGTGAGGCACGCATCAAAAAGAAAAAACCGGCGGAAATGCCAAAAGACTCCATGGGTATCGTTACCCTGGCCTCCGGCGATCTGCAGAAACTCCCTGGCATCAAATCCTTTAAGACTCCCGCCAAAGGCAGCGGATGGCTCGCTTATCTCGCTGAAAAACCAGCCGCTGATACCGCTAAAGCCAAAGGTCGTAAACCAGCCCCCAAAGCGGCTGACAACGACCGTGCCGATGATGACAAAGGTGCTTCCGATAAAAATGAAGAAGGCATTCTCGTTATCCGCCAGCTGAAAGACGGCAGCCAGGATTCCGTTAAAAATGTGGCTGAATACGCCTTCAGCAAACCAGGCAACAGCTTGCTGATAGAAATCACTTCCGATAAAAAAGATTCTCTCTCCCGCAGCGGCGTACTGTTATGGCATACCGCTACCCGCAAAGCTGATACCCTCAGCCGCGGCTATGGCGACTACAAACAATTTGCCTTTGATGAAAAAGGTGAACAGGCGGCCTATTTTGGTACCCGCGACAGCGCCAAATCCCTCCAGCAGTTCTATCAGCTGTTTTATTATAAACCAGGACAAGACAGCGCGTTCACTGCTGCCACCAAAAACAGCAGTGGCATCCCTTCCCGCTGGACCATCAGCCCTAACAGCAAAATCTGGTTCAGCAATGACGGTCAGCGCCTGTTCTTCGGCACCGCTCCCATCCTCCCGGTAAAGGATACCAACATCGTGGATTTTGAAGTGGCCAAAGTAGACATCTGGAACTATAAAGAGGATTACCTGCAACCCATGCAGCTGAAAAATGCAGACCAGGAACTGAAAAGAAGTTATGCTGCAGTATACTACCCCGGCTCCAAACGCCTGGTTCAGCTGGGAGACCAGGACCTCGAAAACGTGATCATTCCTGCAGAAGGCAATGGCCGTTATGCACTCGGATATTCCAACAAAGGTGAACGCATTGCTCTTCAGTGGATCGGCCGCACGCTGTACACTGGCTACCTTATCAATCTGGAAGATGGTACCCGTAAAAAAGTAAAAGAAAAACTGGAAGGCGACTTCTCCAGCTCTCCTGATGGCAAATACATCGTATGGTACGACATGGCTGCCCGGCATTATTTCTCCTACAATAACGCTACCGGCACCATCGTCAATATCAGCCAGAACATCCCCGTTCAGATCTTTGATGAAGACGATGACCATCCGGACCTGCCCATACCTTATGGTATAGCCGGCTGGCTGGCCAATGACCATTTTGTGTATATCTATGACCGTTATGATATCTGGCAGGTAGACCCTACCGGCAAAACAGCTCCTTCCATCATCACCGGCGGTATGGGCCGCAAAGGAAAAATCACCTTCCGCGTCCTCAAACTGGATGAGGAACAACGGTTCTTCAACGCTGGTCAAACCCTGGTGCTCAGCGCTTTTGAAGATAGTACCAAATACAATGGTTATTATTCCCTTCAGCTGCTGGCCAAAAATGATAAAGCCCGTCAGCCTAAACAGCTGGTACTGGGACCCAACAGTTATCAGGACCTGAAAAAGGCAAAAAATGCCAATGCTTTCACCTATACAAGAGCCAGTTATATTGAGTCTCCCAACGTGTATACCGGCGACCTGGACAAAGCCATCAAAATCAGCAATACCAACCCTCAGCAGCAGGAATACAACTGGGGTACGGCTTCGCTGTACAAATGGACTACCTTCAACGGTAAACAGTCAGAAGGTATTCTCTATAAACCGGAAAATTTCGATCCTAACAAAAAATACCCGGTTATTCTCTATTTCTACGAGATACTGACCGATGGACTGTACAACTACCAGCCGCCGGCACCTACCCCTTCCAGGCTCAATATCTCCTTCTTTGTGAGCCGCGGTTACCTGGTGTTTGCGCCGGACATCCGTTATGAAAGCGGTCATCCCGGCCAGAGCGCATACGACTACATCGTAAGCGCAGCCGATGACCTGGCCAAACACCCCTGGGTAGATGGCCAGAACATGGGTATCCAGGGCCAGAGCTGGGGCGGTTATCAGGTAGCTTACCTCATCACTCGTACCAACCGCTTTAAGGCGGCATGGTCTGGTGCACCAGTGGCCAACATGACCAGTGCCTATGGTGGCATACGCTGGGAAAGCGGTATGAACAGACAGTTCCAGTATGAGCACTCTCAAAGCCGTATCGGTGCTACCCTCTGGGAGAAACCCGAGCTGTATATCGAAAACTCTCCGCTGTTCAACCTGCCCAAGGTAACTACGCCTATCGCGATCATGGCTAACGATGCAGATGGTGCAGTTCCCTGGTATCAGGGCATCGAACTGTTTACAGGCCTGCGTCGCCTCGGTAAACCTGTTTGGATGCTGAACTACAACAATGAAGCCCACAACCTGGTACAACGCCAGAACCGTAAAGATATTCAGCGCCGTGAACAACAGTTCTTCGACCATTTCCTGAAAGGTGCTCCGGCTCCTCAATGGCTCGAATCAGGCGTACCCGCCACAGAAAAAGGTATTAACTGGGGTTGGGATGTTAAAGGAGAGGATAATAAATAA
- a CDS encoding DUF6597 domain-containing transcriptional factor — MNFHICHPGDALRPFVKQFYFWEDDSCGLIQLPQHLFTLGDQYMVFILEGEATIKPADHAAFTLPKHSVTGHFTCACELQVRGPLKMVVVQLNAYGCYRLLDMDVRSFTNYYRNLDMQESPVWTLLGTKLQQAKTPQEITSLLNDTYMEVLRCFSPALQQVDKMADYLLANQGNVSLHELAKVFRVSKPTLDRLFNRIVGIPPQLFARMVRFKAALRSLQQMDIPQWQISTTAHYNQAMFIQDHLLFNGEMPSGHNTAAQATITRMTAAEMLPVAVAS, encoded by the coding sequence ATGAACTTCCATATCTGCCACCCTGGAGATGCATTGCGTCCTTTTGTAAAACAATTTTATTTCTGGGAAGATGATTCCTGCGGCCTGATCCAGCTGCCTCAGCACCTTTTTACGCTGGGCGACCAGTACATGGTGTTTATCCTGGAAGGAGAAGCCACCATAAAGCCCGCAGACCATGCAGCCTTTACCTTGCCTAAACATTCCGTAACCGGTCATTTCACCTGTGCCTGTGAGCTACAGGTAAGAGGCCCTTTGAAAATGGTCGTTGTACAATTGAATGCCTACGGGTGCTATCGTTTGCTTGATATGGACGTCCGGTCCTTTACCAATTATTACCGTAATCTCGACATGCAGGAAAGCCCTGTATGGACCCTGCTGGGCACAAAACTGCAGCAGGCAAAGACTCCGCAGGAAATCACCAGCCTTTTGAATGATACCTATATGGAAGTGCTCCGGTGTTTCTCCCCTGCCCTGCAACAGGTAGATAAAATGGCCGATTATCTGCTGGCCAATCAGGGAAATGTAAGCCTTCATGAACTGGCAAAAGTTTTCCGGGTATCCAAACCCACGCTGGACAGGCTATTCAATCGTATAGTTGGTATTCCTCCCCAGTTGTTTGCCCGCATGGTGCGCTTTAAGGCAGCCCTGCGCTCCCTGCAGCAGATGGACATTCCACAATGGCAGATCAGCACCACCGCCCACTACAATCAGGCGATGTTTATCCAGGACCATCTGTTATTCAACGGAGAAATGCCTTCCGGGCATAATACGGCAGCTCAGGCAACCATCACCCGGATGACAGCCGCTGAAATGCTGCCGGTAGCCGTGGCCAGTTAA
- a CDS encoding dihydrolipoamide acetyltransferase family protein, which produces MAIVELVMPKMGESIMEATILRWHKKTGDHVKVDETVLEIATDKVDSEVPSIAEGVITEVLFKENDVVPVGTVIARINTNADAAANTAPVPEAPVAAAEPKFTAAAAPVAPAPAATAPSGGTRFYSPLVLTIAQQEGVSFADLERIPGSGNDGRVTKKDILQYVADRKEGKVVPDVTPVVEAPAAPAAVRSTPAVTTVASPTYSGNVEIVEMDRMRKLIANHMVMSKQTSPHVTSFAEADVTNMVKWRDRVKGEFEKREGEKLTFTPLFVEAIVKCIKRFPLINCSLDGDKIIIKKDINIGMATALPSGNLIVPVIKNADVLNLVGLSKQVNGLANAARQNKLKPEDTQSGTFTFTNVGTFGSLMGTPIINQPQVAILAVGAIKKRPVVIETPEGDSIAIRHMMYLSMSYDHRIVDGSLGATFLTAVAQELENFDPKRSV; this is translated from the coding sequence ATGGCCATTGTAGAATTGGTAATGCCAAAAATGGGAGAAAGCATCATGGAAGCCACCATTTTGCGTTGGCATAAAAAAACGGGAGATCACGTAAAAGTTGATGAGACCGTATTGGAAATTGCTACAGACAAAGTGGACAGTGAGGTTCCCTCCATCGCAGAGGGAGTGATCACTGAGGTACTTTTCAAGGAAAATGATGTAGTACCTGTAGGCACGGTGATAGCCCGTATCAATACCAATGCCGATGCAGCGGCCAATACTGCCCCTGTACCAGAAGCGCCGGTAGCGGCCGCAGAGCCTAAGTTTACGGCTGCTGCAGCACCAGTAGCGCCAGCACCTGCTGCCACCGCACCCTCCGGCGGCACCAGATTTTATTCTCCGCTTGTGCTTACCATTGCACAGCAGGAGGGCGTCAGCTTCGCCGACCTGGAAAGAATCCCTGGTTCCGGCAATGATGGCCGTGTCACCAAAAAAGACATCCTGCAGTATGTAGCCGACCGTAAGGAAGGTAAAGTAGTTCCCGATGTAACACCGGTAGTGGAAGCTCCTGCCGCCCCTGCTGCAGTGCGCAGCACACCGGCGGTAACCACCGTAGCCTCACCTACCTACAGCGGCAACGTGGAAATCGTGGAAATGGACCGCATGCGCAAACTGATCGCCAACCACATGGTGATGAGCAAACAAACCAGCCCGCACGTGACCAGCTTCGCTGAAGCCGATGTAACCAACATGGTGAAATGGCGCGACCGCGTAAAAGGTGAGTTTGAAAAAAGAGAAGGGGAAAAACTGACCTTCACCCCACTGTTCGTGGAGGCCATCGTAAAATGTATCAAACGTTTCCCGCTGATCAACTGTTCCCTGGATGGAGACAAGATCATTATCAAAAAAGATATCAATATTGGTATGGCCACTGCGTTGCCTTCCGGTAACCTGATCGTGCCTGTTATCAAAAATGCGGATGTACTCAATCTGGTAGGCCTCAGCAAACAGGTGAACGGCCTGGCCAATGCTGCCCGTCAGAACAAACTGAAACCGGAAGATACCCAGAGCGGTACTTTTACCTTCACCAATGTGGGCACCTTCGGCAGCCTGATGGGAACACCGATCATCAACCAGCCGCAGGTAGCTATTCTGGCTGTAGGCGCCATCAAAAAACGTCCGGTGGTAATAGAAACTCCGGAAGGTGATTCTATCGCTATCCGCCACATGATGTACCTGTCTATGTCTTACGACCACCGTATTGTGGACGGCTCCCTGGGAGCTACCTTCCTGACGGCCGTGGCACAGGAGCTGGAAAATTTCGATCCGAAAAGAAGCGTCTAA